One region of Culex pipiens pallens isolate TS chromosome 2, TS_CPP_V2, whole genome shotgun sequence genomic DNA includes:
- the LOC120415179 gene encoding trypsin-2-like, translating into MSRPILLIVALCIALVQASPTNHRIVGGFPIDIRDAPFQVSLNYYREHWCGGSLIGSRWILTAAHCMDVSDIPLMKVRVGSTHHESGGELVEIRRVLPHPLYNSSSVDYDFGLYFALLELEESVQLSEEFFAVELPGRGEPVEDGQLLQVSGWGDTQNEEECDDVLRATIVPAVNQEECRRAYSTGHEVTDRMICAGYLGGGQSACHGDSGGPLVHGRTVVGVVSWSRGCAQPGYPTVYGRVAAVRDWIEENSGI; encoded by the exons ATGTCTCGACCGATTCTTCTCATAGTCGCGCTCTGCATCGCCCTCGTCCAGGCCAGCCCCACTAACCATCGCATCGTCGGAGGCTTCCCGATCGACATCCGGGACGCCCCGTTCCAGGTTTCGCTCAACTATTACCGCGAACACTGGTGCGGAGGATCGCTGATCGGAAGCCGCTGGATCTTGACGGCGGCGCATTGCATGGACGTTAGTGACATCCCCCTGATGAAGGTTCGCGTTGGATCTACTCACCATGAATCTGGTGGCGAGTTGGTTGAGATCCGGCGGGTTCTGCCGCATCCGCTGTACAACTCCAGTTCGGTGGACTACGACTTT ggtctctacttTGCGCTGCTGGAGTTGGAGGAGTCGGTGCAGCTGAGTGAGGAGTTCTTCGCGGTTGAGCTTCCGGGACGGGGGGAACCCGTTGAGGATGGTCAGCTGTTGCAGGTTTCCGGCTGGGGTGACACCCAGAATGAGGAAGAGTGTGACGACGTGTTGAGGGCGACCATCGTTCCGGCCGTGAACCAGGAGGAGTGTCGGAGGGCGTACAGTACGGGTCATGAGGTTACCGATCGGATGATCTGCGCAGGGTACCTGGGTGGAGGGCAGAGTGCCTGCCATGGTGATTCCGGGGGACCTTTGGTGCATGGAAGGACCGTGGTCGGAGTTGTATCGTGGTCAAGGGGATGTGCCCAGCCGGGGTATCCGACGGTTTATGGAAGAGTAGCAGCGGTGCGGGATTGGATCGAGGAGAATTCTGGGATCTAA